DNA sequence from the Actinacidiphila yeochonensis CN732 genome:
TCCGGGGCCTCGGCCCGGTTCGTGTGTGCGGACGTTCCCGCAGTAGGGTGGCCGCCCCGGCGACCGAGCGCAGGAGGGCGGGTACGCGATGAATCTCCGCGATCTGGTGTACAGGCTGTACTCCCGCCGGGTCGAGCACAAGCTGGACGTCGCCCAGGGCCCCAAGCACGTCGGCGTGATCCTCGACGGCAACCGGCGCTGGGCGCGGGCCGCAGGCGGCAGCCTGGAGCAGGGCCACCGGGCCGGGGCGGACAAGATCGCCGAGATGCTCGGCTGGTGCGAGGAGACCGGCGTCGAGGTGGTCACCCTGTGGCTGCTGTCCACCGACAACCTCGACCGTCCCGCCGAGGAGCTCGTCCCGCTGCTGGGCATCATCGAGGACGCGGTCAGCGGACTGGCCGCCGCCGGCCGCTGGCGGGTGCACCACGTGGGCACCATGGACCTGCTGCCCGCCCGGACCCAGGCGGTGCTGAAGGAGGCCGAGCAGGCCACCGACGGGCAGCACGGCCTGCTGGTCAACGTCGCGGTCGGCTACGGCGGCCGCCAGGAGATCGCCGACGCGGTCCGCTCGCTGCTCCAGGAGCACGCCGGACGGGGCACCTCCATCGAGGACCTGGCCGAGATCCTGGACGTCGAGCACATCTCCGAGCACCTCTACACCCGCGGCCAGCCCGACCCCGACCTGGTGATCCGCACCTCCGGCGAGCAGCGGTTGTCCGGATTCATGCTGTGGCAGAGCGCGCACTCCGAGTACTACTTCTGCGAGGTCCTGTGGCCGGACTTCCGCAAGGTCGACTTCCTGCGTGCGCTGCGTGACTACGCGGCCCGCCACCGCCGCTACGGAGCCTGAAGCCCCGCGGCTCCCGCCGAGCCACCCGCCGGCCCGGGGCGCACGCGCCCGACGCGGTGCCGCTGAGCAGGCACGCCGGCGCTCCCGCCGGCCCTTTCCCGCACACCGCACGCCCCGGGCGCGCGCCGTCGCGCCGGGCGCGTGACCGGGTGCCGGCCGCCCCGCGCGGACGTGGACGGTGCGTGACGGGGAGGCGGCGGTTTCGGACCGCCGCATGCGCATGGCGAATAAAGGGCATACCACTGGCAGACCGGCAGCCGGGCCACCGGTTGCCCGACCGCCCGGCTCACCTCTCCCGAGGGGGTTCGTCCACACGTGGTGACCAGCAAGATTCGCCGTGATCACGACCGGCGCACGTACGTACTCGACACCAGCGTGCTGCTCGCCGACCCCAACGCCTTCACCCGCTTCGACGAGCACGAGGTCGTGCTGCCGGTCGTCGTGGTGTCGGAGTTGGAGGCCAAGCGCAACCACCCGGAGCTCGGCTACTTCGCCCGGCAGGCCCTGCGCACGCTCGACGAGTTCCGTGTCCGGTACGGCCGGCTGGACGCGCCGATCCCGATCGGCGACATAGGCGGCACGATCCGCGTCGAGCTCAACCACTCCGACCCCGGCGTCCTGCCCGCGGGCTTCCGGCTGGGGGACAACGACTCGCGCATCCTCGCCGTCGCCCGCAACCTCCAGGCCGAGGGGTACGACGTCACGGTCGTCTCCAAGGACCTGCCGCTGCGGGTGAAGGCGTCCTCGGTCGGGCTGCTGGCCGAGGAGTACCGCGCCGAACTCGCCATCACCTCCGGCTGGACCGGCATGGCCGAGCTGCACATCGCCGCCGAGACGGTCGACGCGCTGTTCGCCGAGGAGCTGGTGGAACTTCCCGAGGCGGCCGATCTGCCCGTCCACACCGGCCTGGTGCTCCAGTCCGAGCGCGGCAAGGCGCTGGGCCGGGTCACCGCCGACGGCCGGGTGCGGCTGGTGCGCGGCGACCGGGAGGCCTTCGGCATCCACGGCCGCAGCGCGGAGCAGCGGATCGCCCTCGACCTCCTGCTGGACCAGGAGGTCGGCATCGTGTCGATGGGCGGCCGGGCCGGCACAGGCAAGTCCGCGCTGGCGCTGTGCGCGGGCCTCGAAGCGGTGCTGGAGCGCCGCCAGCACCGCAAGGTGATGGTCTTCCGGCCGCTGTACGCGGTCGGCGGGCAGGAGCTGGGCTATCTGCCGGGCACCGAGGCGGAGAAGATGAGCCCCTGGGCCCAGGCCGTCTTCGACACCCTGTCGGCGGTGTCGTCCAAGGAGGTCATCGAGGAGGTGGTGGCCCGCGGGATGCTGGAGGTGCTGCCGCTCACCCACATCCGCGGCCGCTCCCTGCACGACGCCTTCGTGATCGTCGACGAGGCGCAGTCGCTGGAGCGGAACGTGCTGCTGACGGTCCTCTCCCGGATCGGTGCCGGCTCCCGGGTGGTGCTCACCCATGACGTGGCGCAGCGCGACAACCTGCGGGTGGGGCGGTACGACGGAGTGGTCGCGGTGGTGGAGAAGCTGAAGGGCCATCCGCTCTTCGCGCACGTCACCCTGAACCGCTCCGAGCGCTCCCCGATCGCCGCGCTCGTCACCGAGATGCTGGAGGACGGCGGCGTGTGACGGCGGCCGGGCCGGGCGGTGGCCGTCAGGCCACCGCCCGGCGGCTTCGACGGCCGTCCCAGGCCCTGTCTGTCACATCCTGTCCGGTGGGCGGTGTCCGGCACGCACGCTTGCCGCGTTGCCGGTCGTCGGCGCAGCCCGCCGCGCTCTCTCCCCGTGGGCCTGGCGGCCCGGGAGGTACCCCACCCTCCGCCGTGCCATCGCAGGCACCAGGCACCGCCACCCCGCCCATACGGGCGGACGACATTGTTTGT
Encoded proteins:
- a CDS encoding isoprenyl transferase, with the protein product MNLRDLVYRLYSRRVEHKLDVAQGPKHVGVILDGNRRWARAAGGSLEQGHRAGADKIAEMLGWCEETGVEVVTLWLLSTDNLDRPAEELVPLLGIIEDAVSGLAAAGRWRVHHVGTMDLLPARTQAVLKEAEQATDGQHGLLVNVAVGYGGRQEIADAVRSLLQEHAGRGTSIEDLAEILDVEHISEHLYTRGQPDPDLVIRTSGEQRLSGFMLWQSAHSEYYFCEVLWPDFRKVDFLRALRDYAARHRRYGA
- a CDS encoding PhoH family protein, whose amino-acid sequence is MVTSKIRRDHDRRTYVLDTSVLLADPNAFTRFDEHEVVLPVVVVSELEAKRNHPELGYFARQALRTLDEFRVRYGRLDAPIPIGDIGGTIRVELNHSDPGVLPAGFRLGDNDSRILAVARNLQAEGYDVTVVSKDLPLRVKASSVGLLAEEYRAELAITSGWTGMAELHIAAETVDALFAEELVELPEAADLPVHTGLVLQSERGKALGRVTADGRVRLVRGDREAFGIHGRSAEQRIALDLLLDQEVGIVSMGGRAGTGKSALALCAGLEAVLERRQHRKVMVFRPLYAVGGQELGYLPGTEAEKMSPWAQAVFDTLSAVSSKEVIEEVVARGMLEVLPLTHIRGRSLHDAFVIVDEAQSLERNVLLTVLSRIGAGSRVVLTHDVAQRDNLRVGRYDGVVAVVEKLKGHPLFAHVTLNRSERSPIAALVTEMLEDGGV